One segment of Asaia bogorensis NBRC 16594 DNA contains the following:
- the scpB gene encoding SMC-Scp complex subunit ScpB, translating into MSELSMPGGPISPADAVEQAEDVSVASSTPGSIAHPDAVTDAHQAATHRDRAFEAVNALSRLVEGLIFASAEPVTETALKQFVVSQGADESLLGPVLACVVARYEDHAVELVSVARGWQFRTRPEIAPALTRVVEKPRRLSRSAMETLAIIAYHQPCTRADIEGIRGVSLSQTVLDTLIEDGLIMPKGRKEVPGRPILWGTSTHFLSSFGLSDLGALPRREELLLDPDASGRNDRIVTQKGAG; encoded by the coding sequence ATGTCAGAACTCTCCATGCCCGGCGGGCCGATCTCCCCTGCGGATGCAGTGGAACAGGCCGAAGATGTGTCGGTCGCCTCATCGACGCCAGGTTCCATCGCTCATCCGGATGCGGTCACTGACGCGCATCAGGCAGCGACGCATCGCGACCGCGCGTTCGAGGCCGTGAACGCGCTCTCCCGTCTGGTTGAGGGACTGATTTTTGCCAGTGCTGAGCCCGTCACCGAAACGGCGCTGAAGCAGTTCGTGGTCTCGCAGGGGGCCGATGAGTCGCTTCTGGGGCCGGTTCTGGCCTGCGTCGTGGCAAGATATGAAGATCATGCGGTGGAGCTGGTGTCGGTCGCCAGAGGCTGGCAGTTCCGGACCCGTCCGGAAATTGCCCCGGCACTGACACGGGTGGTGGAGAAACCGCGCCGGCTGAGCCGTTCCGCGATGGAAACATTGGCGATCATCGCCTATCATCAGCCCTGCACCCGTGCCGATATCGAAGGCATACGCGGCGTCTCGCTGAGCCAGACCGTGCTTGATACCCTGATCGAGGATGGACTGATCATGCCCAAAGGGCGCAAGGAAGTACCGGGTCGCCCTATTTTATGGGGGACCTCGACGCATTTTCTGAGCAGTTTCGGGCTGAGTGATCTCGGGGCTCTGCCGCGGCGTGAGGAATTGCTGCTCGATCCCGATGCTTCGGGGCGTAATGATCGTATCGTGACCCAGAAGGGCGCGGGCTAG
- a CDS encoding SPOR domain-containing protein, protein MNDDTPDWRDDQPGGDGGYDRPRQETGRGPDRRANDPRFTDTRPPSYPSYATGGAGYDGATGSSRGASSQTSSPRERLSADYDDEPVFRRRSAGAGGGLASLLGSDIMTRRLVYGAAGLGALLVVGVGGWSLLGGHSGGIPVIGPPPGPVRDRPADPGGMQIMGDGTDLDVTGKGEAHLAPEPEQPRPEALAARTAPETPPAGATAPAGSASAGAGQDAGADSAGASGQSAPGGLPDTSVQKLPEGTGAQGEADQGGSAAPAAAENTAPEKATPEKAVSERAVPEKAVPERAPSEKPAKAASAPPAASSSATTDSASKTAAANTATGGHMVQLAALGSEADAKATWSKLSKQASDLLSDRTPTIEQKTINGHVFYRLRVGGFDTTQAAKSFCVRLHARSIACTPAVF, encoded by the coding sequence ATGAACGACGATACGCCAGACTGGCGCGACGATCAGCCGGGTGGCGACGGGGGCTATGACCGCCCCCGCCAGGAAACAGGCCGTGGCCCGGACCGGCGCGCCAATGACCCGCGCTTTACCGATACGCGTCCGCCTTCCTATCCTTCGTACGCTACGGGTGGTGCCGGGTATGACGGTGCGACGGGCTCTTCTCGTGGCGCATCGTCACAGACTTCCTCTCCGCGTGAGCGCCTGAGCGCCGATTACGATGACGAACCTGTCTTCAGGCGCCGCAGCGCCGGGGCAGGGGGTGGTCTGGCGTCGCTGCTGGGCTCTGACATCATGACACGTCGTCTCGTTTACGGGGCTGCGGGTCTGGGTGCGCTGCTCGTGGTTGGCGTGGGTGGCTGGTCACTGCTGGGCGGCCATTCAGGGGGTATTCCCGTCATTGGCCCGCCTCCCGGTCCTGTGCGCGACCGCCCGGCCGATCCGGGCGGGATGCAGATCATGGGTGATGGCACCGACCTTGACGTGACAGGCAAGGGTGAGGCGCATCTGGCCCCTGAACCAGAGCAGCCACGCCCCGAGGCGCTGGCGGCGCGCACAGCCCCCGAGACGCCTCCTGCTGGAGCAACGGCGCCTGCTGGATCAGCAAGCGCGGGAGCAGGGCAGGATGCAGGAGCCGATAGTGCCGGAGCTTCGGGGCAGAGCGCCCCTGGTGGCCTGCCCGACACGTCCGTTCAGAAGTTGCCGGAAGGTACCGGAGCGCAGGGTGAAGCCGATCAGGGCGGGTCTGCCGCCCCGGCGGCGGCGGAAAATACGGCTCCCGAAAAGGCTACGCCCGAAAAAGCTGTGTCTGAGAGAGCTGTGCCGGAGAAAGCTGTGCCCGAGCGCGCACCGTCCGAGAAACCGGCCAAGGCAGCATCGGCCCCTCCTGCGGCATCGTCTTCCGCAACCACTGACTCTGCCAGCAAGACCGCTGCCGCCAATACGGCAACGGGCGGGCATATGGTCCAGCTTGCAGCCCTTGGCAGCGAAGCCGACGCCAAGGCGACGTGGAGCAAGCTTTCGAAGCAGGCCAGTGATCTGCTGAGCGACCGCACGCCGACGATCGAGCAAAAGACCATCAATGGTCATGTGTTCTATCGTCTGCGCGTCGGCGGGTTTGACACTACCCAGGCCGCAAAGTCGTTCTGCGTGCGCCTGCATGCACGCTCGATTGCCTGCACACCGGCTGTTTTCTGA
- a CDS encoding deoxyguanosinetriphosphate triphosphohydrolase, protein MISQDVAPYAVRRETARGRLHPEEDAPTRSPWQRDRDRVIHSAGFRTLQYKTQVFINHEGDFFRTRLTHSLEVAQIARSIARQLRLDEDLTEALALAHDLGHTPFGHAGEDALKACMQDHGGFDHNTQSLRLVTLLEGRYHAFDGLNLTWETLEGLAKHNGPVKRPTPYLLEYDAQHHLDFASYASAEAQVAALADDIAYHGHDLDDGLRAGLLRFEDIANLPIVGPALERAMSGARATERYDRERRIRHETIRQVINVLVTDLTMQTRANIEALRPESSDDIRQAPGPVVAFSEQVALENKEIRKFLYARMYRHWKVKRMTRKARLALGEIFGILAEDPSLLPDGWREKAQQGDENGRRRVVADYIAGMTDRFAMDEHRRLTELSMLG, encoded by the coding sequence ATGATCAGTCAGGATGTCGCCCCCTATGCCGTGCGTCGCGAGACAGCGCGAGGCCGCCTGCACCCCGAGGAGGATGCGCCCACGCGCTCTCCCTGGCAGCGTGACCGCGATCGCGTCATTCATTCTGCGGGGTTTCGCACGCTGCAATACAAGACGCAGGTTTTCATCAATCATGAGGGTGATTTCTTTCGCACACGCCTGACCCATTCGCTTGAGGTGGCGCAGATTGCCCGCTCGATTGCCCGCCAGCTTCGCCTGGATGAGGATCTGACCGAGGCACTCGCTCTGGCGCATGATCTTGGTCATACGCCTTTTGGCCATGCGGGGGAGGATGCGCTGAAAGCCTGCATGCAGGATCATGGCGGCTTCGATCATAATACCCAGTCCCTGCGTCTCGTGACCCTGCTCGAGGGGCGCTACCACGCCTTTGACGGCCTCAACCTGACATGGGAGACGCTTGAGGGGCTGGCCAAGCATAATGGCCCGGTCAAACGCCCCACGCCCTATCTGCTGGAATACGACGCCCAGCATCACCTCGATTTCGCCAGCTATGCCTCTGCCGAGGCTCAGGTGGCGGCGCTGGCCGATGATATCGCCTATCATGGCCATGACCTCGATGACGGGTTGCGCGCAGGGCTGCTTCGCTTTGAGGATATCGCAAATCTGCCAATCGTGGGACCAGCGCTCGAGCGGGCGATGAGCGGCGCAAGGGCGACCGAGCGCTATGATCGCGAACGCCGGATACGCCATGAGACCATAAGGCAGGTCATCAACGTGCTGGTGACCGATCTTACGATGCAGACAAGGGCCAATATCGAGGCGCTTCGGCCGGAATCGTCAGACGACATCCGCCAGGCCCCAGGGCCCGTGGTTGCCTTCAGCGAGCAGGTGGCGCTGGAGAACAAGGAAATCCGCAAGTTTCTCTATGCGCGCATGTATCGTCACTGGAAGGTGAAGCGCATGACCCGCAAGGCCCGCTTGGCGCTGGGCGAGATTTTCGGGATATTGGCAGAAGACCCAAGCCTGCTGCCCGATGGCTGGCGCGAAAAGGCACAGCAGGGCGATGAGAACGGGCGCAGACGTGTCGTGGCCGATTACATCGCAGGAATGACCGATCGATTTGCGATGGATGAACATCGACGGTTGACGGAACTCTCGATGCTGGGTTGA
- the erpA gene encoding iron-sulfur cluster insertion protein ErpA — protein sequence MSQTTPPSDAALAGSFSVSPGAAARIVEIISQQDEPAGLALRVAVLAGGCNGFQYQFKLDTDRADDDVVIEQDGATVLVDPVSLDLLGGAQLQFVDKLMGAHFTVANPNAASSCGCGTSFSLA from the coding sequence ATGAGCCAGACCACGCCCCCTTCCGACGCGGCCCTTGCGGGCAGCTTTTCGGTCTCGCCCGGTGCCGCTGCCCGGATTGTCGAGATCATCTCCCAGCAGGACGAGCCCGCGGGGCTGGCCCTGCGTGTGGCCGTGCTGGCCGGGGGCTGTAATGGCTTCCAGTATCAGTTCAAGCTCGACACTGACCGGGCAGATGATGATGTGGTGATCGAGCAGGACGGCGCAACGGTTCTGGTCGATCCGGTCAGCCTCGACCTACTGGGTGGGGCCCAGTTGCAATTCGTGGACAAGCTGATGGGGGCGCATTTCACGGTCGCCAATCCCAATGCTGCCTCGTCCTGCGGGTGCGGCACGAGCTTCTCCCTCGCATGA
- the xth gene encoding exodeoxyribonuclease III, which translates to MSFTFASWNVNSIRQREKHVLDWLDRVKPDLLCLQELKCETHLFPASFAEAGYHPIVVGQKGYNGVAMLARTPVEVVHERLPGFAHEAARYVEIRMAGMTIGNLYLPNGNSGGAEGFATKLDFFAALAERARILRDEEADFLFTGDFNVCPTDEDFAPGALSPGDALLRPESRAGWHRLLWLGLTDALRALKPSGRHYTFFDYQNAAFQRNAGLRIDHALLSPRLAERLVSVTPDRDERAKDQPSDHIPLIVTLS; encoded by the coding sequence ATGAGCTTTACTTTCGCAAGCTGGAACGTCAATTCCATCCGCCAGCGTGAGAAACACGTGCTCGACTGGCTCGACCGCGTCAAACCGGATCTGCTCTGCCTGCAGGAATTGAAATGCGAGACGCATCTCTTTCCGGCAAGCTTTGCAGAGGCCGGATATCATCCGATTGTGGTGGGGCAAAAGGGCTATAATGGCGTTGCCATGCTGGCGCGCACGCCTGTCGAGGTGGTTCATGAGCGCCTGCCCGGCTTTGCCCATGAAGCCGCCCGCTATGTCGAAATTCGCATGGCAGGCATGACGATCGGCAATCTTTATCTACCCAACGGCAATTCGGGCGGGGCAGAAGGCTTTGCGACCAAGCTCGACTTTTTCGCGGCACTTGCCGAGCGGGCCAGAATCTTGCGCGATGAGGAAGCCGATTTCCTGTTCACGGGTGATTTCAATGTCTGCCCCACAGATGAGGACTTCGCCCCCGGTGCCTTGAGCCCGGGCGATGCTCTGCTTCGCCCCGAGAGCCGCGCAGGCTGGCATCGCCTGCTCTGGCTCGGGCTGACTGATGCACTAAGGGCGCTCAAACCCTCGGGACGACACTACACATTCTTCGATTATCAGAACGCCGCCTTCCAGCGAAACGCCGGCTTACGCATCGACCATGCGCTGCTGTCGCCAAGACTGGCCGAACGTCTTGTATCGGTCACGCCCGACCGTGATGAGCGGGCGAAAGATCAGCCATCGGATCACATCCCGCTGATTGTGACGCTGTCCTAG
- the aspS gene encoding aspartate--tRNA ligase, with amino-acid sequence MHLYRTHSCSALRESDAGQTVRLSGWVHSKRDHGGLLFIDLRDQTGVTQIVIPSGTDLLETVERLRVESVITVTGEVVAREDGQRNPHLPTGAIELRAREIEVRSHAAVLPFQVAGNENYPEDLRLKYRYLDLRREKMAANIRLRSAVIASMRSRMIGHGFTEFQTPILTASSPEGARDFLVPARLHPGKFYALPQAPQQFKQLAMVAGFDRYFQIAPCFRDEASRADRSPGEFYQLDFEMAFATQEDVFAVLEDVLSGLFAEFGKGRKVDTAPFRRIPYDEAMRLYGSDKPDLRNPLLISTVTEAFANSGFGLFARIAANGGEVRAIPAPGAGTRPRGFFDKLNSWARDAGAGGLGYIIFEEDGGKGPIAKNLEADRVEAIREACGLKAGDAVFFAAGEGDAVAKFSGQVRTRIAQELDLIEQDAFRFCWIVDFPMFERNEETGQVDFSHNPFSMPQGGLEALNSQDPLTIKAYQYDIVCNGIELSSGAIRNHLPEVMIRAFAIAGYGEDVVEARFGGMLNAFRYGAPPHGGSAPGVDRIVMLLADEPNIREVILFPLNQSGEDLMMEAPAPVEPARLKELSLAILPPKPKAAVVKDGGQKEAGQKDGAA; translated from the coding sequence ATGCACCTTTATCGCACGCATAGCTGTAGCGCCCTGCGCGAAAGCGACGCCGGTCAGACCGTCCGTCTGTCGGGCTGGGTTCACAGCAAGCGCGATCATGGTGGTCTTCTCTTCATCGATCTGCGCGACCAGACCGGCGTCACCCAGATCGTCATTCCTTCGGGGACGGATCTGCTGGAGACTGTCGAGCGTCTGCGCGTCGAGAGCGTGATTACGGTTACGGGCGAAGTCGTGGCGCGTGAAGACGGCCAGCGCAACCCGCATCTCCCGACGGGCGCCATTGAACTGCGCGCCCGCGAGATCGAGGTCCGCTCCCATGCCGCCGTCCTGCCTTTCCAGGTGGCGGGCAACGAGAACTACCCCGAGGACCTGCGCCTCAAATATCGTTACCTCGACCTGCGTCGTGAGAAGATGGCGGCCAATATCCGCCTGCGTTCGGCAGTCATCGCTTCCATGCGCTCGCGCATGATCGGCCACGGATTTACCGAATTCCAGACGCCCATCCTGACCGCGTCCTCGCCTGAAGGCGCGCGTGACTTCCTCGTGCCTGCGCGCCTGCATCCGGGCAAGTTCTATGCGCTGCCGCAGGCACCGCAGCAGTTCAAGCAGCTGGCCATGGTGGCGGGTTTCGACCGCTATTTCCAGATCGCGCCCTGCTTCCGCGATGAAGCCTCACGCGCTGACCGCAGCCCCGGCGAGTTCTATCAGCTCGATTTCGAGATGGCGTTCGCTACGCAGGAAGACGTGTTTGCCGTGCTGGAAGACGTGCTGAGCGGCCTGTTTGCCGAGTTCGGCAAGGGCCGCAAGGTCGACACGGCACCTTTCCGCCGTATCCCCTATGACGAGGCAATGCGTCTTTATGGCTCCGACAAGCCGGACCTGCGCAACCCGCTGCTGATCAGCACGGTGACAGAAGCCTTTGCCAATTCCGGCTTTGGCCTGTTTGCACGTATCGCGGCCAATGGCGGCGAAGTGCGCGCCATTCCGGCCCCCGGTGCCGGCACGCGTCCGCGCGGCTTCTTCGACAAGCTCAATAGCTGGGCGCGTGATGCCGGTGCGGGCGGTCTGGGCTACATCATTTTCGAGGAAGATGGCGGCAAGGGCCCGATTGCCAAGAATCTGGAAGCCGATCGCGTTGAGGCCATTCGTGAAGCCTGTGGCCTCAAGGCGGGCGATGCCGTGTTCTTTGCCGCAGGCGAGGGCGATGCCGTGGCCAAGTTCTCGGGTCAGGTGCGCACGCGCATCGCGCAGGAACTCGATCTGATCGAGCAGGACGCGTTCCGTTTCTGCTGGATTGTCGATTTCCCGATGTTCGAGCGCAATGAGGAGACGGGGCAGGTCGACTTCTCGCACAACCCGTTCTCGATGCCGCAGGGCGGGCTTGAGGCGCTGAACTCTCAGGACCCGCTGACCATCAAGGCCTATCAGTACGATATCGTCTGCAACGGCATCGAACTCTCCTCGGGCGCGATCCGTAACCATCTGCCGGAAGTCATGATCCGTGCCTTTGCCATTGCCGGCTATGGCGAGGACGTGGTCGAGGCGCGCTTTGGCGGTATGCTCAACGCATTCCGTTATGGCGCCCCGCCGCATGGTGGCTCGGCACCGGGTGTGGACCGCATTGTGATGCTGCTGGCCGATGAGCCGAATATTCGTGAGGTCATCCTGTTCCCGCTCAACCAGAGCGGTGAAGACCTCATGATGGAAGCCCCGGCGCCGGTTGAGCCCGCGCGCCTGAAGGAACTCTCGCTCGCCATTCTGCCGCCCAAGCCCAAGGCTGCGGTCGTCAAGGACGGGGGACAGAAGGAAGCCGGCCAGAAGGACGGGGCTGCCTGA
- the argS gene encoding arginine--tRNA ligase → MSDTPTPTTDCLFARYQNQVREALRSVVADLPDEIAARVEVTPTRDPSHGDMATNAALLASKFARRRPADIAADLVPLLVALPGVAKAEAAGPGFVNITLSPDVLQSVARSVIEAGPRFGESRLGAGKRVNVEYVSANPTGPMHVGHCRGAVVGDALANLLAKTGHDVTKEYYINDAGAQVIALTWAAYWRYLQAIGTQVDTEAFAALTPTGLQYQGDYLTPIGEALAAAHGKALANEAGQAAEPSVWFEIVRAATLKAMMEEIRTDLAALGIHHEVFASEAETLASGRVDEAINALEAKGLLYEGVLEPPKGKTPEDWEPRPQTLFRSTQFGDDVDRALRKSDGSNTYFANDIGYHAKKAEAADVLIDVLGADHGGYVSRMRAAVSALTDGKTEFEVVMCQIVRIMKSGEPVRMSKRAGTFVTLRDLLDEVGRDAVRFTMLTRKADAQMDFDLDAVVAQTRDNPVFYVQYAHARCRSVMRSAETMFGADSTSDASLLGADLSRLDADVELAVLRRLSTFPRVVEGAAQTREPHRIAYYCGELAADFHALWNKGREDTTLRFLHEQDRPASLAKLALVASVASVLRCGLAILGVEPVEEMR, encoded by the coding sequence ATGTCCGATACACCAACGCCCACCACAGACTGCCTTTTCGCCCGTTACCAGAACCAGGTGCGTGAGGCATTGCGTTCAGTGGTGGCCGATCTGCCTGACGAGATTGCGGCCCGTGTCGAGGTAACGCCGACGCGCGACCCGTCTCATGGTGACATGGCAACCAATGCCGCCCTGCTGGCCTCGAAATTCGCCCGTCGTCGTCCTGCCGATATCGCAGCCGATCTGGTGCCGTTGCTTGTGGCGCTGCCGGGTGTCGCCAAGGCAGAAGCTGCCGGGCCGGGCTTTGTGAATATCACGCTCAGCCCTGACGTGCTGCAATCGGTGGCGCGCAGCGTGATCGAGGCCGGGCCGCGTTTTGGTGAGTCGCGCCTGGGTGCGGGCAAGCGCGTGAACGTGGAATATGTCTCGGCCAACCCGACGGGCCCGATGCATGTGGGCCATTGCCGTGGCGCCGTGGTAGGCGATGCTCTCGCCAATCTTCTGGCCAAGACCGGGCATGATGTAACCAAGGAATATTACATCAACGATGCCGGGGCACAGGTCATTGCGCTGACCTGGGCGGCATATTGGCGCTACCTCCAGGCCATTGGCACGCAGGTCGATACCGAGGCTTTTGCCGCGCTGACACCAACCGGTCTGCAATATCAGGGTGACTACCTCACCCCCATCGGTGAGGCTCTTGCGGCTGCGCATGGCAAGGCGCTGGCGAACGAGGCCGGGCAGGCCGCCGAGCCTTCCGTATGGTTCGAGATCGTGCGTGCCGCCACGCTCAAGGCGATGATGGAAGAAATCCGCACCGATCTTGCAGCTCTGGGTATTCATCACGAGGTTTTCGCCTCGGAAGCCGAGACGCTCGCCAGTGGTCGCGTGGATGAGGCGATCAACGCGCTGGAAGCCAAGGGGCTGCTTTATGAGGGGGTGCTTGAACCCCCCAAGGGCAAGACGCCGGAAGATTGGGAGCCACGCCCCCAGACGCTGTTCCGCTCCACCCAGTTTGGTGACGACGTGGATCGTGCGCTGCGCAAATCCGATGGCAGCAACACCTATTTCGCCAATGATATCGGCTATCACGCCAAGAAGGCCGAAGCAGCCGATGTGCTGATCGATGTGCTGGGCGCCGATCATGGCGGCTATGTCTCGCGCATGCGGGCTGCTGTCAGCGCACTGACAGATGGCAAGACCGAGTTCGAGGTCGTGATGTGCCAGATCGTGCGCATCATGAAGAGTGGCGAACCCGTGCGCATGTCCAAGCGTGCCGGTACCTTCGTGACCCTACGCGACCTGCTGGACGAGGTGGGACGCGACGCCGTGCGCTTTACCATGCTGACCCGCAAGGCCGATGCGCAGATGGATTTCGACCTTGATGCGGTCGTGGCCCAGACGCGCGACAACCCGGTTTTCTATGTTCAATACGCCCATGCGCGCTGCCGCTCGGTCATGCGCAGTGCCGAAACCATGTTCGGTGCTGACAGCACGAGCGATGCCTCCCTGCTCGGTGCCGATCTGTCGCGCCTTGATGCCGATGTGGAACTCGCGGTGCTGCGTCGTCTCTCGACGTTCCCGCGTGTGGTCGAGGGGGCTGCCCAGACGCGTGAGCCGCACCGCATCGCCTATTATTGCGGTGAGCTTGCGGCCGATTTCCATGCCTTGTGGAACAAGGGCCGTGAGGATACGACGCTGCGCTTCCTGCATGAGCAGGACCGCCCGGCGAGTCTGGCCAAGCTTGCTCTCGTGGCGTCGGTTGCCAGCGTGTTGCGCTGTGGCCTAGCCATTCTCGGTGTCGAGCCGGTTGAGGAGATGCGATGA
- the tatB gene encoding Sec-independent protein translocase protein TatB, whose protein sequence is MFDFSWSEIALIVVVALVFIGPKDMPTAIRAVSRGIKAVRRMASEFQGHVDEMIREADLGEARDHLRDLKRFDFRDRIARTIDSDKTISKSLDFTPPPSLSFPAHGTDNAIPVTGPGVTETPNTHAYGTGEVEAHSPARPAEAFGPAILPPATARRLRHEETLWHAPAVIPPLRVIHNGRRVALDPPPAAPASVPPASSKPGDAMSGHPAAATPDLTQAPYPAMTPEVSTAPAHAPGVILPECPTAP, encoded by the coding sequence ATGTTCGATTTTAGCTGGTCGGAAATTGCGCTGATCGTTGTCGTGGCGCTGGTTTTCATCGGCCCCAAGGACATGCCGACCGCCATTCGCGCCGTCAGTCGGGGTATCAAGGCGGTGCGCCGCATGGCGTCCGAGTTTCAGGGCCATGTGGATGAGATGATCCGCGAGGCCGATCTGGGTGAAGCACGCGACCATCTGCGCGACCTGAAGCGCTTCGACTTCCGGGACCGTATTGCGCGCACGATCGACTCCGACAAGACGATCAGCAAGAGCCTGGATTTCACGCCTCCTCCGTCGCTTTCCTTTCCGGCCCACGGAACGGACAACGCGATCCCGGTCACGGGGCCTGGCGTGACAGAGACGCCCAATACCCATGCCTACGGTACCGGTGAGGTTGAGGCTCACAGTCCGGCCCGGCCGGCCGAGGCCTTTGGTCCAGCGATCCTGCCCCCGGCAACGGCGCGTCGCCTCCGGCATGAAGAGACGCTGTGGCATGCCCCGGCCGTCATTCCGCCCTTGCGGGTCATCCATAATGGGCGTCGTGTCGCGCTCGATCCGCCACCTGCCGCGCCTGCCTCGGTGCCTCCTGCATCGTCAAAGCCTGGCGACGCAATGAGCGGTCATCCCGCTGCGGCGACCCCCGACCTTACCCAAGCGCCCTATCCCGCCATGACCCCAGAGGTCTCAACGGCCCCGGCCCATGCGCCGGGGGTGATCCTGCCTGAATGTCCGACAGCGCCATGA
- a CDS encoding EipB family protein, translated as MLCLRAVASAGASTLSGFWLALYGLASPAHAAQVPKAEPALLAHKVTYTLDLARLKAGSLATAGGQATYQIHDLCDVWSVSQKLDVQVTGADGTVSALSYQSATLEDKKGRSFIFRTVQTQDNETTSETAGEARRQRNGNVVVRFTKPEAKVMTLPARVVFPTQFTLQLLDGAHKGVLHLERDLFDGASTDGATPSYATLGRLAQVKPDNPRALFDGLSAVPVSVASFGVGNAAFLPDSTYSDRLWTNGVEDRLLIDFGDYVLSGQIESLTSLPNPHCP; from the coding sequence ATGCTCTGCCTTCGGGCTGTGGCCTCGGCAGGTGCCAGTACGCTGTCGGGTTTCTGGCTGGCCCTTTACGGTCTGGCTTCCCCGGCACACGCGGCGCAAGTTCCGAAGGCCGAGCCAGCCTTGCTTGCGCATAAGGTGACCTACACGCTCGATCTCGCCCGTCTCAAGGCGGGGTCACTGGCAACGGCGGGTGGTCAGGCCACTTACCAGATTCATGATCTGTGCGATGTCTGGTCGGTCAGCCAGAAACTCGATGTGCAGGTGACCGGTGCCGATGGCACGGTCTCGGCACTGAGCTATCAATCTGCAACGCTCGAGGACAAGAAGGGGCGGTCCTTCATTTTCCGGACGGTCCAGACTCAGGATAACGAAACCACCAGCGAGACCGCCGGAGAGGCCAGACGCCAGCGCAATGGCAATGTGGTGGTGCGCTTTACCAAGCCAGAGGCCAAGGTCATGACCTTGCCGGCACGGGTCGTCTTTCCCACGCAGTTCACCCTTCAATTGCTCGATGGCGCGCATAAGGGCGTACTGCATCTGGAGCGTGATCTGTTCGACGGGGCTTCCACCGATGGCGCGACGCCAAGCTATGCCACGCTGGGGCGACTGGCGCAGGTGAAGCCTGATAATCCCAGGGCGCTCTTTGACGGGCTCAGCGCCGTGCCGGTCTCGGTGGCGAGCTTTGGCGTCGGCAACGCGGCGTTTTTGCCTGATTCGACCTATAGCGACCGTCTCTGGACGAACGGCGTCGAGGACAGGTTGCTGATCGATTTTGGTGATTATGTTCTGTCAGGCCAGATCGAGAGCCTGACAAGTTTGCCAAACCCGCACTGCCCCTGA
- a CDS encoding segregation and condensation protein A → MVPDGADLESAPHLSLTGFEGPLDLLLDLARAQKVDLAQISILQLVEQYLAFVEGARQIRLELAADWLVMAAWLTWLKSRLLLPAENEPDAEAEDAAGLLQGRLQELESVRALAVWLDDRPRLGEHVFARGYGEDMTRIDRSGLRVDLMGLIGAYLAMTRRRGRKRIYAPPRPRYWTVTEAVSALHRLLNTSDVVGWQKLTSLLPAQSAASPRARAAAMASALVAGLEMAKSGTVELRQESVFAEIMLRAPQGDFQEVTES, encoded by the coding sequence ATGGTACCGGATGGCGCAGATCTAGAATCGGCGCCGCATCTCTCCCTGACCGGATTTGAGGGACCGCTCGATCTGTTGCTCGATCTCGCTCGTGCCCAGAAGGTCGATCTGGCACAGATCTCGATATTGCAACTGGTTGAGCAATATCTGGCTTTCGTTGAGGGCGCGCGGCAGATCAGACTCGAACTGGCCGCAGACTGGCTGGTCATGGCAGCCTGGCTGACATGGCTCAAATCACGTCTACTGCTCCCTGCCGAAAATGAGCCGGATGCCGAGGCTGAAGATGCCGCCGGATTGCTTCAGGGCCGATTGCAGGAGCTGGAATCCGTCAGGGCGCTGGCCGTCTGGCTCGATGACCGCCCCAGACTGGGCGAACATGTCTTTGCCCGTGGCTATGGCGAGGACATGACGCGTATCGATCGTTCAGGGCTGCGGGTGGATCTTATGGGGCTGATTGGCGCCTATCTGGCCATGACCCGCCGTCGTGGACGCAAACGTATCTACGCGCCACCACGCCCGCGCTACTGGACCGTGACCGAAGCCGTTTCGGCCCTGCATCGCCTTCTGAATACGAGTGACGTGGTAGGCTGGCAGAAACTGACTTCGCTTTTGCCAGCGCAATCCGCTGCATCGCCACGGGCACGGGCTGCCGCCATGGCCAGCGCCCTTGTGGCAGGGCTCGAAATGGCCAAGAGCGGCACGGTAGAATTGCGGCAGGAGAGCGTTTTTGCCGAGATCATGCTTCGGGCCCCTCAGGGTGACTTTCAGGAAGTGACAGAAAGCTGA